In Desulfomonile tiedjei DSM 6799, a genomic segment contains:
- a CDS encoding glycosyltransferase family 39 protein: MKLLVVSISNGNRCSMVRVFTYFFFGCGFLILLLPIKSPFNLFDEGSAVFNALRIMQGDTPYKDFWTTYPPGQFYVLRAVFHVFGSYVLAARLYDTVVRLCLVVLIYAITKRLATRWLSFLATSVSVVLLSSVGHYGYAVFPAMALCLCALLVSMVSLEKKRPSSFVLAGVLLGIASLFRWDIAFYGLASIGSSIILVNSLIRNPDERMWPARLQPATLVTAGFGATFLLGYSCIAVQCGFHDLFDQTVVFPATKIPAIRRLPIPGLMQIYDVITPISFSTLTSTGAYNWLKFYLPLMTYVTALLCYGRALLVNSPFPGKTELFGGMASSLFGLLLFNQAYSRFDYIHVLPTSILMWVAAAHIFQMCTKNVGRLSRAVSSVMPVILAVPYLYFQAPEIASTSKNFSLMHCHSRLERAAGVFTDRDQQDAIEYLHSHSSQSEPIFVGNLRHDMLFINDIGFYFLANRTCATRYHELCPGLADSLPVQKEIIEALSRHNVQWIVLVDIKQSTEPNASSVSTGITILDEFIRENYRSVAQFGIYHILKKAASSE; this comes from the coding sequence GTGAAACTGCTGGTTGTAAGTATATCGAATGGGAACCGTTGCAGCATGGTGCGAGTCTTTACGTATTTCTTCTTCGGGTGCGGTTTTTTGATTCTGTTGCTCCCGATCAAAAGCCCTTTCAATCTTTTCGACGAAGGTTCCGCAGTCTTCAATGCTCTCAGGATCATGCAGGGGGATACACCGTACAAAGATTTTTGGACGACGTATCCTCCCGGACAATTCTATGTTCTACGCGCGGTATTTCATGTTTTCGGTTCATACGTGCTTGCTGCAAGACTGTACGATACGGTTGTTCGTTTATGTCTTGTTGTGCTTATCTATGCCATAACGAAGCGTCTCGCAACGCGCTGGCTGAGCTTTCTCGCTACTTCCGTTTCGGTCGTATTACTCAGCTCCGTAGGTCATTACGGGTACGCGGTTTTCCCTGCCATGGCATTGTGTTTGTGTGCGCTTCTTGTGAGCATGGTTTCGTTGGAAAAGAAGAGACCTTCCTCTTTCGTTCTCGCGGGTGTTTTGCTGGGAATTGCCTCTCTCTTCAGATGGGACATTGCTTTTTATGGATTGGCAAGCATTGGTTCAAGTATCATCCTGGTAAATTCTCTCATTCGGAATCCGGACGAAAGAATGTGGCCTGCGAGGTTGCAGCCTGCCACGCTCGTGACAGCCGGATTCGGAGCAACATTTCTCCTGGGATATTCCTGCATTGCCGTTCAATGCGGATTTCACGATCTCTTCGACCAGACGGTGGTATTTCCTGCCACTAAAATTCCTGCAATCAGACGTCTTCCCATCCCTGGATTGATGCAGATCTATGATGTCATAACGCCGATTTCTTTTTCGACATTGACGAGCACAGGCGCTTACAATTGGCTGAAATTCTACTTACCCCTCATGACTTATGTCACGGCTCTTCTTTGCTACGGCCGTGCTTTGCTGGTAAATTCTCCTTTCCCTGGAAAAACTGAATTATTCGGTGGAATGGCTTCCAGTCTGTTCGGTCTGTTACTCTTCAATCAAGCGTATAGCAGGTTCGATTATATTCATGTGCTGCCTACATCAATTCTCATGTGGGTGGCGGCCGCTCATATCTTTCAAATGTGCACGAAGAATGTGGGAAGACTTTCCAGAGCGGTTTCCTCTGTCATGCCAGTCATACTGGCAGTCCCTTACCTTTATTTCCAAGCACCTGAAATCGCATCGACAAGTAAGAACTTTTCTCTCATGCACTGCCATTCTCGCCTGGAAAGAGCCGCAGGTGTTTTCACTGATAGAGATCAGCAGGACGCGATAGAGTACCTACACTCCCATAGTTCACAGTCAGAGCCCATATTTGTAGGCAATCTCCGACACGACATGTTGTTCATCAATGATATCGGGTTCTATTTTCTCGCAAATCGTACATGTGCAACAAGATATCATGAACTCTGCCCGGGTCTTGCAGATTCACTGCCTGTGCAGAAAGAAATAATAGAAGCACTTTCCCGTCACAATGTGCAATGGATTGTCCTGGTGGATATAAAGCAGTCCACAGAACCCAATGCAAGCTCCGTCAGCACCGGAATCACCATTCTGGATGAATTTATACGGGAGAATTATAGGTCTGTAGCCCAATTCGGTATTTATCATATCCTGAAGAAAGCAGCCTCATCAGAATGA
- a CDS encoding PAS domain S-box protein: MNEPSEDLLSAISQDHMYVLTRNGTFFNVSPSALETIGLKEEEVIGKNWREIEFHENLLPLFEKNLEKTFRTNRTCCGELTMPTAAGVRSYEYTLSPIRLKHDPDCVLVILRDVTETAETISDLQWNDEPGQRPVQSLNSIVLRLHVDGTIMFLNNFGLNFFGYAKHEILGKNVAILLPEKDRFGLVLSSLPDEVLKNPQSYKHVENENIRKDGSRAWVSWTNTALFDERGQIKEIVCIGNDITRVKELEERLTRSNEELEQRVIERTAELERTNRQLKLEIAGRRAIQKSLEDSEERFRLIAEKVDDVFWIVDPHDAKVLYVSPAYEKVWGRSREGLYTSRGDFPQNVHPDDRSRVFEATQELLLEGSFCCDYRIIRPDGTIRWIEDRSFPVRDSDKILKYVAGVARDITERRLAEIRLRESEELFRRTFDKAPIGAALVSMDLRVLRVNEALCKMTQYSEREFAKLGMCGVAHPGEVEPDLERIKQLERGVIESYSADKRYFRKDGKMIWVDSSVRLIRDYMGNPLYYLPMMTEITDRKIAEFQLSESEERFRLAAQFASDFVYEWNLKTDSVRTFGTGAPPLGYSDEEFENITQWISKIHPDDIDRVRDGVRNSIEAGTPYSEEYRVVHKDGSYRYWWGRGNALRDEEGTAYKWIGAASDVTDRKITELRLQRLNRALRMVNACNELLVRASSESSLLEGICDVIVNTGGYHMAWIGFALDIEGKEVRPVAWSGSESEHLQSVHVSWDPSRPDGQGPIAQAIRSGEYCVVTDIQSDPGTQCWNDLPFFQKCKSVACLPLFVHKKIIGILTIYSDREEAYDAEEISLLMSLSEDLSYGLTTLRLRAAHENMAKVLEQREKQYRLLTDNSLTGIFIFQNERLVYVNDRLASTYGYSREEVLGREPRQFLVEEDREWAMAQKNSLFQGAELEPAEIRVYDKAGNVRWVQVYVSSIEHNSEPAIMGNIVDITDRKKAEQNLQETLSRLEMVNQELEQFTYVSYHDLKEPLRNIITCLQMIEKHDRDRVSEDGKMLMIHAVEGAHRLVRLIDSLLDYTKIRSSEREDVVISSESSLTTAIENLDTVIRESGARITYTPLPDVKADPVLLTQVFQNLLSNAIKFQCEERSKIHVSALRQGSEYVFAVQDNGIGIDPQYFERIFVIFQRLFSADEYPGTGTGLAIVKKIVESHGGTVWVESELGKGSTFLFSLPAPRSA, encoded by the coding sequence ATGAACGAACCATCGGAAGACCTTCTTTCCGCAATTTCCCAGGATCATATGTATGTACTGACTAGGAATGGCACTTTTTTCAATGTGAGCCCATCTGCTCTCGAGACAATAGGGCTGAAGGAAGAAGAAGTAATTGGAAAAAACTGGAGAGAGATAGAATTCCACGAAAATTTGCTTCCACTCTTTGAAAAGAATCTGGAAAAAACCTTTCGCACGAACAGAACTTGTTGCGGTGAACTTACTATGCCAACCGCAGCGGGCGTCAGGTCTTACGAGTACACACTCAGCCCGATTCGGCTTAAACACGATCCCGATTGTGTACTTGTCATCCTCAGAGATGTAACAGAAACAGCGGAAACGATTTCCGATTTGCAGTGGAACGACGAGCCCGGCCAGCGGCCGGTTCAAAGCCTGAACAGCATAGTCCTGCGTTTGCACGTCGATGGAACGATAATGTTTCTCAACAATTTTGGACTGAACTTTTTCGGATATGCAAAGCATGAGATTCTCGGTAAGAACGTTGCAATCCTTCTTCCGGAGAAAGACAGGTTCGGCCTTGTTCTTTCTTCACTCCCGGATGAAGTGTTAAAAAATCCTCAATCGTACAAGCATGTTGAAAATGAAAATATAAGGAAAGACGGCAGTCGGGCATGGGTTTCCTGGACCAACACCGCACTATTCGATGAAAGGGGTCAAATAAAGGAAATCGTCTGTATAGGAAACGACATTACTCGCGTAAAGGAATTGGAAGAGCGTCTCACCAGAAGCAATGAAGAATTGGAACAGCGGGTAATCGAACGCACGGCCGAACTGGAACGAACAAACCGTCAACTTAAGCTAGAAATTGCCGGACGCAGAGCAATTCAGAAGAGCCTCGAAGACAGTGAAGAGCGATTCCGTCTCATAGCTGAAAAGGTCGATGACGTCTTTTGGATCGTCGATCCTCACGATGCAAAGGTCCTGTACGTGAGCCCGGCGTATGAAAAAGTCTGGGGTAGAAGCCGTGAAGGCCTCTATACCTCGCGAGGCGATTTTCCCCAAAACGTCCATCCCGATGACAGATCAAGGGTTTTTGAAGCAACACAGGAGTTGCTCCTTGAAGGCAGCTTTTGCTGCGATTATCGCATTATTAGACCTGATGGGACCATCCGATGGATTGAAGACAGGTCGTTTCCCGTTCGAGACTCGGATAAGATACTGAAATACGTGGCAGGAGTCGCACGGGATATCACGGAACGAAGGCTTGCCGAAATAAGGTTGCGTGAAAGTGAGGAGCTTTTCCGTCGCACCTTTGACAAAGCTCCCATTGGAGCTGCGTTGGTTTCCATGGATCTGAGGGTTCTGAGGGTGAATGAAGCATTGTGCAAAATGACACAATACTCGGAACGAGAATTTGCGAAATTAGGCATGTGCGGAGTGGCACATCCCGGTGAAGTGGAACCCGACCTGGAACGCATAAAGCAACTGGAGCGGGGAGTTATTGAAAGCTACTCTGCCGACAAGCGCTATTTTCGAAAAGACGGAAAGATGATCTGGGTTGACTCGTCCGTCCGTTTAATTCGTGATTACATGGGAAATCCGCTTTACTATTTGCCCATGATGACAGAAATAACAGATCGCAAGATAGCGGAATTCCAGTTGAGTGAAAGTGAAGAACGTTTTCGCCTTGCAGCCCAATTTGCGTCAGATTTTGTGTACGAATGGAATCTCAAAACTGACTCGGTCCGGACTTTTGGTACGGGAGCGCCTCCTCTGGGATATTCGGATGAAGAGTTCGAAAATATTACTCAGTGGATCAGCAAGATTCATCCTGATGACATTGACCGTGTCCGTGATGGGGTACGGAATAGCATCGAAGCAGGAACACCTTATTCTGAGGAATATCGGGTAGTTCACAAAGACGGATCCTACAGATATTGGTGGGGACGAGGCAATGCCTTACGAGATGAAGAGGGGACTGCTTACAAATGGATCGGAGCCGCTTCGGACGTCACTGACCGCAAGATCACGGAACTGCGGCTGCAAAGGCTCAATCGTGCGCTACGGATGGTGAATGCGTGCAACGAACTCCTCGTCCGAGCTTCAAGCGAATCCTCTTTGCTCGAAGGAATCTGTGATGTCATTGTAAATACCGGTGGATACCACATGGCATGGATCGGTTTTGCCCTTGATATTGAAGGAAAGGAAGTAAGGCCGGTGGCATGGTCGGGTAGCGAATCGGAGCACCTGCAGTCTGTTCATGTGAGTTGGGATCCATCAAGGCCGGACGGGCAGGGGCCTATAGCGCAGGCCATTCGCTCAGGTGAGTACTGTGTCGTAACAGACATACAGTCCGATCCCGGAACTCAATGTTGGAACGACTTACCCTTCTTTCAGAAATGTAAGTCTGTCGCGTGCCTTCCTTTATTCGTGCACAAGAAAATCATCGGGATTTTGACCATATACTCCGATCGGGAAGAAGCGTACGATGCAGAAGAAATAAGTCTCTTGATGAGTTTGAGTGAAGATCTCAGCTATGGACTTACCACACTCAGATTAAGGGCCGCACATGAGAACATGGCAAAGGTCCTTGAGCAGAGAGAAAAGCAGTACCGTCTGCTAACAGACAATTCTCTGACCGGTATTTTCATCTTTCAAAATGAAAGACTCGTTTACGTGAACGATCGACTGGCTTCTACCTACGGTTATAGCCGGGAAGAAGTGCTCGGACGAGAACCCCGGCAATTTCTCGTCGAAGAAGATCGTGAATGGGCAATGGCGCAGAAAAACTCTTTATTTCAAGGAGCAGAACTCGAACCGGCCGAGATTCGAGTATACGATAAAGCCGGAAACGTGAGATGGGTGCAGGTATACGTCTCCTCTATCGAGCATAATTCAGAGCCCGCGATCATGGGAAACATTGTCGATATCACCGATCGGAAAAAAGCGGAGCAAAATCTGCAGGAAACTCTTAGCAGGCTTGAAATGGTCAACCAAGAATTGGAGCAATTCACGTACGTATCGTATCACGATCTTAAAGAGCCGCTCCGAAATATTATCACGTGTCTGCAGATGATTGAGAAACACGATCGAGACCGAGTCAGTGAAGATGGAAAAATGCTGATGATACATGCCGTCGAAGGTGCACATCGACTGGTTCGTCTGATCGACTCACTTCTGGATTACACAAAAATACGGAGCAGCGAGAGAGAAGATGTTGTAATCAGTTCAGAATCGAGTCTCACGACTGCCATTGAGAACTTGGACACAGTCATCCGGGAGAGCGGCGCAAGAATTACCTATACACCGTTGCCTGATGTAAAGGCCGATCCGGTCCTTTTGACTCAGGTTTTTCAAAACCTTTTATCAAACGCGATAAAATTTCAATGTGAAGAACGCTCGAAGATCCATGTCTCTGCTCTCCGTCAGGGATCGGAATACGTGTTTGCCGTTCAAGATAACGGCATCGGGATCGATCCGCAGTATTTTGAAAGAATCTTCGTCATTTTTCAGCGGCTTTTCAGTGCCGACGAATATCCTGGAACAGGAACAGGACTTGCCATCGTGAAAAAAATTGTGGAAAGCCATGGCGGAACCGTTTGGGTGGAGTCCGAATTAGGGAAAGGATCGACCTTCTTGTTCAGCCTGCCTGCGCCACGTAGTGCATGA
- a CDS encoding radical SAM/SPASM domain-containing protein: protein MNTLPSYLPKKFQRIHIELTNRCNFSCIFCPDGLMTRKRGFMPFSLACSALDRISELDLAEKVTFHVMGEPLLHPEFFRVLDHAASRNVPVGLTTNGALLKSDTIREIAGRDLYQIDISLQTPDRESFHATRGTRMDFEKYRDNLLSLLAACSTRPSPPIFKIRMMTTRFAGKMRKQLGVPNFMPDSATLQRTVLEWTERIYERLGLEATANNVKKHIGKIRIHGWNVIEIAPKIFIETYVLTDWGNAFAENNLIEANRGYCFGMRDHFAILYTGDVVLCCVDFDGKTGIGNLNDKNLSEILASPELEKIMEGFKTGKLVHPHCRRCLGTSSRLASWIKPVASVLGLKVLKPFFYRKYKLYE, encoded by the coding sequence ATGAACACGTTACCTTCGTACTTGCCGAAGAAATTTCAACGTATCCACATCGAGCTAACCAACAGGTGCAACTTCTCCTGTATTTTTTGCCCCGATGGATTGATGACGCGCAAAAGAGGATTCATGCCTTTTTCCCTGGCATGCTCCGCACTGGACCGGATTTCCGAACTGGATCTCGCAGAAAAAGTGACGTTTCACGTCATGGGTGAGCCTCTGCTTCACCCCGAATTCTTCCGGGTCCTCGATCATGCAGCGTCCAGAAATGTCCCCGTAGGACTCACTACGAATGGAGCATTACTCAAATCAGACACTATCCGGGAGATTGCAGGTCGCGATCTGTACCAGATCGATATTTCGCTCCAAACACCGGACAGGGAAAGCTTTCATGCAACCCGCGGTACGCGGATGGATTTCGAAAAGTACAGGGACAACCTTCTTTCCCTTCTCGCTGCATGTTCGACACGCCCTTCACCGCCTATTTTCAAGATCCGCATGATGACCACCCGATTTGCCGGAAAGATGCGAAAGCAACTCGGAGTGCCGAATTTCATGCCGGATTCTGCAACCCTGCAGAGGACGGTGCTCGAGTGGACCGAACGCATCTACGAGCGTCTAGGGCTGGAGGCGACGGCAAATAACGTCAAGAAACATATAGGAAAGATCCGCATTCACGGTTGGAATGTGATAGAGATCGCTCCGAAAATATTCATTGAAACGTACGTCCTTACCGACTGGGGAAATGCGTTTGCCGAAAACAATCTTATCGAGGCAAACCGCGGCTACTGCTTTGGAATGCGAGATCATTTCGCAATTCTGTATACTGGTGACGTGGTGTTGTGCTGCGTAGATTTCGACGGCAAAACAGGCATTGGAAACCTGAACGACAAGAACTTGTCTGAGATCCTCGCTTCTCCCGAGCTGGAGAAGATTATGGAAGGATTCAAGACCGGCAAGCTCGTGCACCCTCACTGCCGCCGCTGCCTGGGCACATCGAGCAGGTTGGCCTCCTGGATCAAACCCGTAGCATCGGTTTTGGGGCTGAAGGTTTTGAAACCGTTCTTTTATAGAAAATACAAGTTGTACGAATAG
- a CDS encoding ankyrin repeat domain-containing protein, with the protein MPYRALVIGLFVFLLLFSGLPANAAETKKAAASRPGASVLPQTKSGDLYALVVGISKYKDPRVPRLDLSDKDAKEFGDFLTTQQGIFRNTNVTFLMNEKATKSEVEKYLYYALPKASKDDTVILFFSGHGGFDPLRPNDFLFLPHDAEPDYLGTTSVKMSGLDFLKGLNAERVLIIADACYAGGFSQMKAKALSPSLELFLQEAKSSSGRAIITSARSGELSWESPDFKNSIFTHSFLEGLKGKADKDHDGLVTLNEAYEYAYSVTKKKTEGRQHPQFEGKVVGAFPLSFVGPRVPVAELKKRLFKSAETGNLEKLQDMMGQIADVDVRDERNATPLISASAHGQSEAVKLLLAKGADVNAVFQEGATALSSACKAGHEHVVPLLLEHGADVNQKNSEGYTPLAFAAERGHARIAELLLEKNANVRARTNAGDTALSLAAGAGRLDLVKLLVDWGADINSADLESATPLIKAARAGHLDIIKYLLAKGADVLVSGKGAPERSLIMAVLSGNLEETNRALSGMIDANAQTESKDSALMFAAGLGHSDTVRLLISKGAIINLRGSNGYTALMRAAENGHADVVKVLLDAGAFPNAQAANGNTALILTVAKGRIEAVKALCEKKSDVNVAGSEGNTPLIVAARNGHREVVRYLMSAGSDKNAKNRDGDTALIAAADGGHVEIVKFLLTKGVEINGANNRQKTALMKAVQNGHKAVAKMLLAEGADIAAEDWEGKSALTVASEAGRQDMVDLLLTK; encoded by the coding sequence ATGCCATATCGGGCGCTCGTTATCGGCCTATTTGTTTTCTTGCTCCTTTTTTCCGGTCTTCCGGCCAACGCTGCAGAAACAAAGAAGGCAGCAGCGTCTCGGCCTGGGGCGTCCGTTCTTCCTCAAACCAAATCCGGTGACTTGTATGCTCTCGTAGTGGGAATTTCAAAGTACAAGGACCCCCGGGTTCCCAGACTCGACCTGTCAGACAAAGACGCGAAAGAATTTGGTGATTTTCTTACTACTCAGCAAGGAATATTCAGAAATACGAACGTGACATTTCTCATGAATGAGAAAGCCACTAAATCCGAAGTAGAAAAATATCTCTATTACGCGCTTCCCAAGGCATCGAAGGACGATACGGTAATCCTTTTTTTCAGCGGTCATGGCGGGTTCGACCCACTTCGCCCGAATGATTTCCTCTTCTTGCCTCACGATGCAGAACCCGATTATCTGGGCACCACTTCCGTTAAAATGAGCGGCCTGGATTTTCTCAAAGGCTTGAATGCGGAGCGGGTGCTCATCATTGCCGACGCGTGTTATGCGGGGGGCTTCTCTCAGATGAAGGCAAAGGCCTTGAGCCCTTCCCTCGAATTATTTCTGCAGGAAGCAAAGAGTTCATCCGGTAGAGCGATTATTACTTCCGCAAGAAGCGGCGAGCTTTCCTGGGAATCGCCCGATTTCAAGAACAGCATTTTCACCCACAGTTTTCTCGAAGGGTTGAAGGGCAAAGCAGATAAGGACCACGACGGACTCGTTACCCTCAATGAAGCGTACGAGTACGCTTATTCCGTAACCAAAAAGAAGACCGAAGGTCGCCAACACCCACAATTTGAAGGCAAAGTGGTTGGAGCTTTCCCTTTGTCCTTTGTTGGACCGCGAGTTCCTGTTGCGGAATTGAAAAAACGTTTGTTCAAATCGGCCGAGACGGGAAACCTCGAAAAACTGCAGGATATGATGGGCCAGATAGCAGACGTGGATGTCCGGGACGAACGGAACGCAACCCCTTTGATCTCCGCTTCAGCTCATGGCCAGTCTGAGGCCGTAAAGTTATTGTTGGCGAAGGGTGCTGACGTCAATGCGGTTTTTCAGGAGGGAGCGACTGCGCTTTCCAGCGCATGCAAAGCCGGTCATGAGCACGTTGTGCCGCTTCTCCTGGAACACGGCGCAGATGTGAACCAGAAAAATAGTGAAGGTTACACTCCTCTTGCGTTTGCTGCAGAACGCGGGCACGCGAGAATAGCAGAACTGCTTCTGGAAAAAAATGCAAACGTGAGAGCCAGGACAAATGCAGGCGACACGGCACTCAGCCTTGCTGCAGGAGCCGGACGTTTGGATCTGGTAAAGCTCCTCGTGGATTGGGGTGCTGACATTAATTCCGCGGATTTGGAATCTGCGACTCCTTTGATCAAAGCCGCCCGGGCAGGACACCTGGATATAATCAAGTATCTCCTGGCAAAAGGAGCCGATGTACTCGTTTCCGGAAAAGGGGCACCCGAGCGCAGCCTTATCATGGCTGTCTTGAGCGGCAACCTTGAGGAAACCAATCGGGCCTTGTCCGGGATGATCGATGCAAATGCTCAGACTGAGTCAAAAGACTCTGCACTGATGTTTGCAGCAGGTTTGGGACATTCTGATACAGTGAGACTGCTCATCTCCAAGGGAGCCATCATCAATCTGCGTGGCAGCAACGGATATACGGCACTAATGCGAGCAGCGGAAAACGGACACGCGGATGTCGTGAAAGTCCTTCTGGATGCGGGGGCGTTTCCAAATGCTCAGGCGGCAAACGGCAACACCGCATTGATACTTACGGTGGCAAAGGGCCGTATAGAGGCAGTCAAGGCTCTCTGCGAAAAAAAATCGGATGTGAACGTAGCGGGCAGCGAAGGGAATACGCCACTTATTGTAGCCGCCAGAAACGGTCATCGTGAAGTGGTGAGATATTTGATGTCAGCGGGTTCGGATAAGAATGCGAAAAACAGGGATGGCGACACTGCTTTGATTGCCGCTGCCGATGGGGGTCATGTGGAAATCGTGAAATTCCTCTTGACCAAAGGCGTGGAGATCAATGGAGCAAACAACCGCCAAAAAACTGCGCTGATGAAAGCGGTACAGAACGGGCATAAAGCGGTTGCCAAAATGCTCCTTGCCGAAGGAGCCGATATAGCAGCAGAGGACTGGGAAGGGAAGAGTGCGCTGACAGTTGCCTCAGAAGCGGGAAGACAGGATATGGTGGATTTGCTTTTGACGAAATAA
- a CDS encoding MFS transporter gives MNLDKKLVLISFLYFAEGFPFGIIEQTLPVYLRLHGMSLASMGMLSLVSLPYALKFLWAPAVDFLGSRRRWIAGSQLILAGLMCTLVALDPESPNIMLWAIIASLAIMSATQDIAIDAYSIELLDTREMGVANGFRQAAYRVALIVSGGLFVALGGWLGWTTAFMATAAILCISGLISLGLPHVDVRRSPFSAASLKAPFKDLFARAGVVPVILFILFYKLGDLAMGPIVRPFWLDRGLTTEEIGLITGTLGVFAAISGGLAGGMLMNRHGIYRGLWIFGLAQCFSHFAYAFVAAYPVTGHIGVYFASLAESFCSGLGTAAFLAFLMSICNREFSATQYALLSAIFRVTGIAAGTFSGFATDALGYAFYFGVTFLLPLPSFAFLSHVRNWIPEESKSAEVRSKSDIDHVRDSAEEPTIVRLRKKDYPAGEPARPAYREGAPEISEIRDSRAP, from the coding sequence GTGAACCTCGACAAAAAGCTCGTCCTCATTTCGTTTTTGTACTTTGCCGAGGGCTTCCCGTTTGGAATCATCGAACAAACTCTACCTGTGTATCTCCGCCTGCACGGAATGTCTCTTGCATCAATGGGAATGCTGAGTCTGGTAAGTCTGCCCTACGCTCTGAAATTTCTTTGGGCCCCCGCTGTGGACTTTCTGGGAAGCCGCCGCAGATGGATTGCCGGTTCGCAGCTCATACTTGCCGGTTTGATGTGCACGCTTGTCGCTCTCGACCCTGAGTCTCCCAATATCATGCTCTGGGCGATCATTGCATCCCTGGCGATCATGTCCGCAACCCAGGACATTGCGATAGATGCATACTCTATCGAGCTGCTGGACACTCGCGAGATGGGTGTGGCTAACGGCTTCAGGCAAGCGGCATATCGTGTGGCATTGATCGTTTCAGGCGGACTCTTTGTTGCCCTGGGGGGCTGGCTGGGATGGACGACCGCTTTCATGGCCACTGCAGCAATACTCTGTATTTCCGGTCTGATTTCACTCGGGCTCCCGCATGTGGACGTAAGACGTTCTCCGTTTTCTGCCGCATCGCTCAAGGCCCCCTTTAAGGACTTGTTTGCCCGAGCCGGCGTAGTTCCGGTGATTCTCTTTATCCTTTTCTACAAACTGGGAGATCTGGCCATGGGGCCGATCGTCCGGCCATTCTGGTTGGATCGCGGACTTACAACGGAAGAAATCGGGCTCATCACCGGAACCCTTGGAGTATTTGCAGCCATCTCAGGGGGACTTGCGGGCGGCATGCTGATGAACAGGCATGGGATCTATCGAGGATTGTGGATCTTCGGATTGGCCCAGTGCTTCAGTCATTTTGCGTATGCATTTGTTGCCGCGTACCCGGTGACGGGCCACATCGGGGTCTATTTTGCCTCACTTGCCGAATCTTTTTGCAGCGGTCTCGGAACTGCCGCTTTTCTGGCTTTCCTCATGAGCATCTGCAACAGGGAGTTTTCTGCAACTCAGTATGCATTGCTTTCTGCGATCTTTCGGGTAACGGGAATCGCCGCAGGCACATTCAGCGGATTTGCGACAGATGCGCTGGGATACGCATTCTATTTTGGCGTGACGTTTCTTTTGCCGCTTCCGTCTTTCGCATTTCTCAGCCACGTGAGGAATTGGATTCCGGAAGAAAGCAAGTCGGCTGAAGTGAGATCCAAGAGCGACATCGATCATGTGAGAGATTCCGCAGAGGAGCCAACAATTGTTCGTCTCCGCAAGAAAGATTATCCCGCAGGGGAACCGGCTAGACCCGCATATAGGGAAGGTGCGCCGGAAATTTCCGAAATCAGAGACAGCCGAGCGCCATAA
- a CDS encoding glycosyltransferase family protein, with amino-acid sequence MGRILYGVMGDAQGHVSRSLAVAQSLPDHEFLFLGGGSVHTVTKLGYRVEDVPMAGTLYRGTQVDLVGTAKNALQVFARSSPVVRRVASIIRELDPDLIITDYEYFTPLAAKNLGRRCVSLDHQHVLTHCSYEVPREQLLNRFFTCSAVRYLYSNATRYFIISFFMPPPKNPDTVELFPPILRKAVFEHSATEGEHVVVYVRSNTFNNLLPLLSEKKSIFHIYGMEPRNAAKNIVFKPHSVHGFLEDIASCRYIIATGGHALISESLYFGKPLLCIPVGMAYEQFLNAHFVEKMGLGRCWTGKEPTHAVLDDFESHFIEYRDAIRRHARFDNRPLNSRLEQLISEGFSKKSQS; translated from the coding sequence ATGGGTCGTATTTTGTATGGCGTCATGGGTGATGCTCAGGGACACGTGAGCCGGTCGCTTGCAGTCGCTCAGTCTCTGCCGGACCATGAATTCCTGTTTCTCGGAGGAGGATCGGTCCACACGGTGACAAAACTCGGGTATAGAGTGGAAGACGTGCCCATGGCCGGAACCTTGTACCGAGGCACTCAAGTCGACCTCGTAGGGACAGCCAAGAACGCGCTGCAAGTGTTTGCAAGAAGTTCCCCTGTCGTTCGGAGGGTTGCATCAATAATCCGCGAGCTTGACCCGGACCTCATTATCACGGATTACGAATACTTCACTCCGTTGGCAGCGAAAAATCTAGGACGCCGGTGTGTCAGCCTCGATCATCAGCACGTGCTGACCCATTGCAGCTATGAAGTTCCGAGAGAGCAGCTTCTGAACCGGTTTTTTACCTGTTCCGCGGTGCGTTACCTGTACAGCAATGCAACACGTTACTTCATTATCTCTTTCTTTATGCCGCCTCCGAAAAATCCGGACACTGTGGAGTTGTTCCCACCCATACTGAGAAAAGCCGTTTTCGAGCACAGTGCGACAGAAGGCGAGCATGTTGTGGTGTACGTGAGGAGCAACACCTTCAATAACCTCTTACCGCTCTTATCCGAAAAGAAAAGCATCTTCCACATCTACGGAATGGAGCCTCGTAATGCTGCAAAGAATATCGTGTTCAAGCCACATTCGGTGCACGGATTTCTGGAAGATATTGCATCGTGCCGCTACATCATTGCGACCGGAGGGCATGCGCTGATCAGTGAATCGCTCTATTTCGGCAAGCCGTTACTATGTATTCCGGTTGGGATGGCTTACGAACAATTCCTGAACGCTCATTTTGTCGAGAAAATGGGACTGGGCAGATGCTGGACCGGTAAGGAGCCCACGCATGCAGTACTCGATGATTTCGAATCACATTTTATTGAATATAGAGATGCTATTCGTCGGCACGCACGTTTCGACAATCGACCCTTGAACTCAAGATTGGAGCAGTTGATTAGCGAAGGATTCAGCAAGAAAAGCCAGTCATAG